In the Bacteroidales bacterium genome, TTTAAAGAAATTCTATTCCGAGTATTCAACGAATGGGGGGTTATGATATTCGAATCAACAGACCCGAATGTAGGTTGGGATGGAAAATATAAAGGTGATCCGCAACCGATTGGTGTTTATGTTTGCACTGTAAAAGCAATTACAGTCAACAACAAAGAATATAATTTCTCAGTAGAAGTAACTTTAATACGTTAAGGCTATGAAAAAGAATATCATTATATCGATTATAAGTGGAATAAGCATTGTTTTTATGTTCAACTCCACTTTAGGACAAGATGTTCAAATGTCCCAGTATGATGCTTCTCCGGTTTTATTAAATCCAGCCTTAACGGGCATGAAGCAAAACTTAAAATATAGGATTGTTCAGCAATACCGCAACCAATGGGATGCCGTTGCCCGAAAATCGTATGTAAGTACAGCACTGGCCTACGACATGAACTTACAACAGAAATGGGGTGCTGGAGCATATATCCTAAATGATAACAGCAGCAGAGTTTTCAACTCTTTCTCGTTTGTACTTTCAGGTGCAAATGATATTACCATAGGCAACCAAGACAAACATCACTTATCGGTTGGATTACAGGCTGGCTTTATCTATAAAACACTAAAATTGAACCAATACACCTACGACAAACAATACAATCAAGGAACTTTTGACAGCGATTTACCAAGTGGTGAAACGTTTGAACGGAGTAAACGCTTTATGCCCGAGGTTAATTTTGGTTTTGCTTACATTAATACCGATGATGCAAAAAAATACCATCCCTATGGAGGTTTAGCAGTTATGCACTGCACATATCCTAAAAGTAATTTCTTATCCGAAGGCGAAGAAAGTCATTTACCGCTCCGATATGTCATCCATGCAGGTAGCTTAGTAGAAATTAACGATAAAATCACACTCGACCCAAAATTACTTATCATGAAGCAAAATACTGTTTGGCAATTCAATCCCGGAATTTTAACTCATTACATTTTAGAATCGAGCGATTTGCACCTTATGGGAGGAATATTTTATCGTATCAATGATGCTGTTATTACACAAGTTGGACTATATTATAGAAATTTCATTTATCGTATTAGTTACGATTTTAATGTCTCAAAACTTAAAACCTACAGTCAATATAAAGGAGGCGTTGAATTTTCTATTATATTTTATAAAACAAGTGGTAGCGGCAGTCGGATGAAATTTAATTAAAAATTATTTAAAGCCCGCAAAATTTTAAGCGGGCTTTTTTTGTCGTTGCAGATATATTTTTTTTCCATTATCTTTGTTCAAACTAAAAAAACATTCAATTATGGTAATAGAATTTACTTCAAACAATTTCGATGAAATTGCTTTAAAAAGCGATAAACTTGTAGTAGTCGATTTTTGGGCTGAATGGTGTGGACCTTGCAGACTTATTGCCCCCATTATTCATGAA is a window encoding:
- a CDS encoding PorP/SprF family type IX secretion system membrane protein, producing the protein MKKNIIISIISGISIVFMFNSTLGQDVQMSQYDASPVLLNPALTGMKQNLKYRIVQQYRNQWDAVARKSYVSTALAYDMNLQQKWGAGAYILNDNSSRVFNSFSFVLSGANDITIGNQDKHHLSVGLQAGFIYKTLKLNQYTYDKQYNQGTFDSDLPSGETFERSKRFMPEVNFGFAYINTDDAKKYHPYGGLAVMHCTYPKSNFLSEGEESHLPLRYVIHAGSLVEINDKITLDPKLLIMKQNTVWQFNPGILTHYILESSDLHLMGGIFYRINDAVITQVGLYYRNFIYRISYDFNVSKLKTYSQYKGGVEFSIIFYKTSGSGSRMKFN